From the genome of Malus sylvestris chromosome 6, drMalSylv7.2, whole genome shotgun sequence, one region includes:
- the LOC126626006 gene encoding NF-X1-type zinc finger protein NFXL1-like isoform X2 has protein sequence MSFRVQNERRDRSRFPAQPATQPTQPARREWVLRGTDPTTTTAAVNPPPRVYPNNPNVNANQPNPRFNPNNPNGNVSQPNPRFNPSNLNGNLSQPNPRFNPNNLNGNAGLPNHSSVPPSEIRPHRGGNNGVIKGHMGQSVNHRRERGRSENQEEKGLKDSNLPQLVQEIQDKLTRGTVECMICYEMVRRSAPVWSCSSCYSIFHLNCIKKWARAPTSIDMSAEKNQGFNWRCPGCQSVQLTSSKEIRYVCFCGKRTDPPSDLYLTPHSCGEPCGKQLEREVPGNGVSKEDLCPHICVLQCHPGPCPPCKAFAPPRLCPCGKKTITTRCSDRASVLTCGQDCNKLLDCWRHRCERTCHVGPCDPCQVLVDASCFCKKKVEVVLCGDMTVKGEVKAEDGVFSCSSTCGKMLSCGNHSCSEVCHPGPCGDCNLMPTRIKTCHCGKTSLQEERRSCLDPIPTCSQLCSKSLPCEMHQCQEVCHTGDCPPCLVEVTQKCRCGSTSRTAECFKTTMENEKFTCDKPCGRKKNCGRHRCSERCCPLSNLNNALLGNWDPHFCSMSCGKKLRCGQHSCESLCHSGHCPPCLDTIFTDLTCACGRTSIPPPLPCGTPPPSCQLPCSVPQPCGHTSSHSCHFGDCPPCAVPVAKECIGGHVVLRNIPCGSRDIKCNKLCGKTRQCGMHACGRTCHPPPCDTSCLAEQGSKTSCGQICGAPRRDCRHTCTSLCHPYASCPDSSCDFPVTITCSCGRMTASVPCDSGGSNASFKADTVYEASIVQRLPAPLQPIESTSKNIPLGQRKLMCDDECAKMERKRVLADAFDITPPNLDALHFGESSAVSELLSDLLRRDPKWVLSVEERCKYLVLGKSRGATSGLKVHVFCPMLKEKRDVVRMIAERWKLAVQAAGWEPKRFIVVHVTPKSKAPARILGVKGTTTVSAPKPPSYDHLVDMDPRLVVSFPDLPRDADISALVLRFGGECELVWLNDKNALAVFNDPARAATAMRRLDNGALYHGAIVVHSNGSASMAASGSNAWGGLGTSREGGASAVLMGNPWKKTVTRESGWREDSWGEEEWPGSSTDAPANVWNKKAPIAASVNRWSVLDGDTALGSSASSLRVEDYRKLSLGPLNSALDSKASGSSSSSTFEGQPVGVIAETPEVVDDWEKETWKHTLLLSFQSLGVIYGQMSTAPLYVFGTLTADDITSEETVYELFSFIFWTINIISLLKYAFIVLTADDNGEGGTFALYSLLCRHAKVGLLPNESSANDVMHYETGSPFKIKAESRARRAIEKLRCGHYLMLFLALFGSCMTIGIGVLTPTLSVYSVSSGIQRSLSDISHRISASEKQREAISRALEKYVPVSTASAILVCLFTLQHYGTRKIGFIFAPIIVVWLFFIGGGGVYNIFHWNKEILLATSPMYMYRFFRNIHSKSWRSLGSIALCVAGSEAMFTSLGHFRRKSIKMTFVCFIYPVLVLSYAGQAAYISKNLDVRDFNHLSQSIPKQMRHWFVAFSLLASVVGSQATITACFSIINQCLALGCFPRVKVIHTSDKIHGQVYIPDINWLLMVLSLVVTIGFHDIIKIGSATGLAVSSGMLVTTCLMSLVIALYWEKSLFESVCCLIFFGSIEVMYVSACMLNFHKGAWYLVVLLAMSLTIMLSWHYGTKKKLEFDIQNKVSAEWLIGISPGLGVTRVPGIGFIYSDIVTGIPAFFSHFITNLPAFHQVLIFVSFKSLPMPYVPPSRRYLVGRVGPRNFKIYRCVVRYGYCDPIRDTDNFEEQIISSIGEFICMEENDFDFQNSSEGRMVVIGNPPADGTGSALIPLNDTNSYEMECVSMASNETRSPLGDAIESGFTPVMRKKVRFMLPPNSPQMHVSVREELQELIDARESGTAYFLGQVHLAVRDGSDILKRLLIMTYVFLDKNCREPPVALNIPHAALVEVGMVCCI, from the exons ATGAGTTTTCGTGTCCAAAATGAGCGAAGGGATAGGTCCAGGTTTCCTGCTCAGCCTGCTACTCAGCCTACTCAGCCTGCTCGTCGAGAGTGGGTGCTGAGAGGTACCGACCCTACCACTACCACTGCTGCTGTTAACCCGCCACCAAGAGTCTACCCGAACAACCCGAATGTCAATGCCAACCAGCCTAATCCAAGATTCAATCCAAACAACCCGAACGGCAATGTTAGCCAGCCTAATCCAAGATTTAATCCAAGCAACCTGAATGGCAATCTCAGCCAGCCTAATCCAAGATTCAATCCTAACAACCTGAATGGGAATGCTGGCCTGCCTAATCATAGCTCTGTTCCACCATCAGAGATTCGGCCACACAGAGGAGGAAATAATGGCGTTATTAAAGGCCATATGGGCCAGTCAGTGAACCATAGAAGGGAGAGGGGAAGGAGTGAGAATCAGGAGGAAAAGGGATTGAAGGACTCGAATTTGCCCCAGCTTGTGCAAGAAATTCAGGATAAGCTGACAAGGGGCACTGTCGAGTGCATGATTTGTTATGAAATGGTGAGGAGGTCTGCACCTGTTTGGTCCTGCTCAAGCTGTTACTCAATTTTCCATCTGAATTGCATCAAGAAATGGGCTCGAGCTCCCACTTCTATTGACATGTCTGCGGAGAAGAATCAGGGGTTTAATTGGCGGTGTCCTGGATGTCAGTCTGTCCAGCTCACATCTTCAAAGGAGATTCGATATGTTTGCTTTTGTGGCAAGAGGACAGACCCGCCTTCAGATTTGTATTTGACACCGCATTCGTGTGGTGAGCCTTGCGGGAAGCAACTCGAGAGGGAGGTCCCAGGCAATGGTGTGAGTAAGGAGGATCTTTGCCCTCACATTTGTGTCTTGCAGTGCCACCCAGGTCCATGCCCTCCGTGTAAAGCATTTGCCCCACCACGTTTATGCCCTTGTGGAAAGAAAACAATCACAACGAGATGTTCTGACCGGGCATCTGTTCTGACTTGTGGTCAGGATTGTAATAAGCTGCTTGATTGTTGGCGTCATCGCTGCGAGCGGACTTGCCATGTGGGTCCTTGTGATCCTTGTCAGGTTCTGGTTGATGCTTCCTGCTTTTGCAAGAAAAAGGTGGAGGTTGTTCTCTGTGGAGACATGACTGTTAAGGGAGAGGTGAAAGCAGAAGATGGTGTTTTTTCATGTAGTTCCACCTGTGGAAAAATGCTTAGCTGCGGTAATCATTCCTGCAGTGAGGTTTGCCATCCAGGGCCGTGCGGAGATTGCAATTTAATGCCAACTAGGATTAAGACATGCCACTGTGGGAAGACAAGCTTGCAAGAGGAACGACGGAGTTGTTTGGATCCGATTCCAACCTGTTCTCAATTATGTAGCAAGTCCCTCCCTTGTGAGATGCACCAGTGTCAAGAGGTGTGCCATACTGGGGATTGCCCACCTTGTTTGGTTGAAGTGACCCAAAAATGTCGTTGTGGGTCAACTTCTCGGACTGCGGAATGCTTTAAAACCACAATGGAGAATGAGAAATTCACTTGTGATAAGCCTTGTGGGCGGAAGAAGAATTGTGGAAGGCACAGGTGCAGCGAGAGGTGCTGTCCTCTTTCTAATTTGAATAATGCTCTCTTGGGGAATTGGGATCCTCACTTTTGCTCTATGTCCTGTGGGAAGAAGTTAAGGTGCGGTCAGCATTCTTGCGAATCGCTTTGTCACAGCGGCCACTGCCCTCCCTGCCTTGATACAATCTTCACGGACTTGACCTGTGCATGTGGGAGGACTTCAATCCCTCCTCCACTGCCATGCGGTACCCCTCCCCCATCATGTCAGCTCCCGTGTTCAGTCCCTCAGCCTTGTGGGCATACATCCTCTCACAGCTGCCACTTTGGAGACTGTCCACCATGTGCGGTGCCTGTGGCAAAGGAGTGCATTGGTGGGCATGTGGTCCTCAGGAACATTCCTTGTGGGTCGAGGGACATCAAATGTAACAAGCTCTGTGGGAAGACAAGGCAGTGTGGTATGCATGCTTGTGGCAGGACTTGTCACCCGCCTCCCTGTGATACATCTTGTTTGGCAGAACAAGGTTCAAAAACTTCTTGTGGACAGATATGTGGTGCTCCTAGGAGAGATTGCAGGCATACATGTACTTCACTTTGTCACCCTTATGCTTCTTGTCCTGATAGCAGCTGTGATTTTCCTGTCACAATCACTTGTTCTTGTGGCCGGATGACAGCTAGTGTTCCTTGTGATTCCGGTGGAAGCAATGCTAGTTTCAAGGCCGATACTGTTTATGAAGCTTCCATTGTTCAAAGGTTGCCAGCACCACTGCAACCAATTGAATCAACCAGCAAGAATATCCCGCTCGGACAGAGGAAGCTTATGTGTGATGATGAATGTGCTAAGATGGAGCGGAAACGGGTTCTTGCAGATGCTTTTGATATAACTCCTCCAAACTTGGATGCGCTCCATTTTGGTGAGAGTTCTGCTGTTTCTGAGTTGCTTTCAGACCTTCTTAGACGCGATCCCAAGTGGGTATTATCTGTGGAGGAGAGATGCAAGTACTTGGTGCTCGGCAAGAGTAGAGGTGCTACAAGTGGTCTCAAGGTTCATGTTTTCTGCCCGATGCTGAAGGAGAAGAGGGATGTAGTTCGGATGATCGCTGAAAGATGGAAGCTTGCAGTTCAAGCCGCTGGCTGGGAGCCCAAGCGATTTATTGTGGTTCATGTTACACCTAAATCCAAAGCCCCCGCTCGGATACTTGGGGTTAAGGGCACAACAACAGTGAGTGCACCCAAGCCTCCGTCTTATGATCATTTAGTGGACATGGATCCCAGGCTTGTAGTTTCATTCCCAGATCTCCCTAGAGATGCAGATATAAGTGCACTTGTATTGAGGTTTGGTGGGGAGTGTGAGTTAGTCTGGTTGAACGATAAGAATGCACTAGCCGTATTCAACGACCCTGCTCGAGCAGCAACTGCAATGAGGAGGTTGGATAATGGTGCACTATATCATGGCGCTattgttgttcactccaatgGCAGTGCATCTATGGCGGCATCAGGTTCTAATGCTTGGGGTGGATTGGGGACATCTAGGGAAGGAGGAGCTTCTGCAGTGCTGATGGGTAATCCGTGGAAGAAGACTGTTACACGAGAGTCCGGTTGGAGGGAAGATTCATGGGGCGAGGAAGAGTGGCCTGGCAGTTCTACAGATGCGCCGGCAAACGTGTGGAATAAAAAAGCACCAATTGCTGCCTCAGTAAATCGATGGAGTGTACTGGACGGTGACACGGCATTGGGCTCATCCGCTTCATCTCTCAGAGTTGAGGACTATAGAAAACTGTCTTTGGGTCCATTGAATTCGGCCTTGGACTCGAAAGCGAGTGGTTCGAGTTCGAGTTCCACTTTTGAAGGGCAGCCTGTTGGAGTTATTGCAGAAACACCTGAAGTGGTTGATGACTGGGAGAAG GAGACATGGAAACACACACTTCTGTTGTCATTTCAGAGCCTTGGAGTAATATATGGTCAAATGAGTACTGCTCCCTTATACGTCTTCGGGACATTGACTGCAGATGATATCACATCAGAGGAGACCGTTTATGAACTATTCTCCTTCATTTTCTGGACTATTAACATCATTTCTTTACTCAAGTATGCATTTATAGTATTAACAGCTGATGACAATGGAGAAG GTGGTACTTTTGCTTTGTATTCACTTCTGTGTAGGCATGCCAAAGTTGGTTTGCTTCCAAATGAAAGTAGTGCTAATGACGTTATGCATTATGAGACGGGAAGTCCTTTCAAGATAAAGGCAGAATCAAGGGCTCGAAGAGCCATAGAAAAGCTTAGATGTGGCCATTATTTGATGCTGTTCCTGGCTCTTTTCGGTTCCTGCATGACAATTGGCATTGGGGTGCTTACCCCAACTCTTTCTG TCTATTCAGTTTCATCTGGAATTCAAAGATCATTGTCGGATATTTCACACAGAA TTTCAGCGTCGGAAAAACAAAGGGAGGCCATATCTAGAGCTTTAGAGAAAT ATGTCCCGGTTTCCACTGCATCTGCTATATTGGTGTGCCTCTTCACACTACAGCACTACGGGACTCGTAAAATTGGGTTTATTTTTGCTCCAATTATCGTCGTTTGGCTGTTCTTTATTGGTGGAGGGGGTGTATATAACATTTTCCACTGGAACAAAGAAATTCTCCTTGCTACCTCCCCCATGTACATGTACAGATTTTTCAGGAATATTCACAGCAAAAGTTGGAGGTCATTAGGCAGCATTGCTTTATGTGTAGCAG GATCGGAAGCAATGTTTACATCTCTAGGTCATTTCAGAAGGAAATCAATCAAG ATGACATTTGTATGCTTCATATATCCAGTCCTTGTTTTAAGCTACGCCGGTCAGGCTGCATATATCTCCAAAAACTTGGATGTTAGAGATTTCAATCATCTCAGTCAATCCATACCTA AACAAATGCGCCACTGGTTTGTAGCATTTTCCCTTCTTGCTTCTGTTGTGGGAAGCCAGGCAACCATAACAGCATGTTTCTCCATTATAAATCAGTGCCTGGCACTTGGTTGTTTTCCGAGAGTAAAAGTTATTCATACATCAGATAAGATACACGGGCAGGTCTACATTCCTGATATCAACTGGCTATTGATGGTTCTAAGCCTCGTTGTTACGATTGGTTTCCATGATATTATCAAAATTGGTAGCGCGACAG GTTTGGCTGTAAGTTCTGGAATGCTTGTAACGACTTGTCTCATGTCACTAGTAATTGCGCTATATTGGGAGAAAAGTTTGTTTGAGTCGGTCTGCTGTCTAATATTCTTTGGATCCATCGAGGTGATGTATGTATCGGCTTGTATGTTGAATTTTCACAAGGGAGCTTGGTATTTGGTTGTCCTTTTGGCAATGTCCCTGACTATCATGCTTTCATGGCATTACGGAACCAAGAAGAAGCTCGAATTTGATATACAAAACAAGGTCTCTGCAGAATGGCTTATAGGCATTAGCCCGGGCCTCGGAGTTACTAGGGTGCCCGGGATTGGTTTCATTTATTCTGATATAGTGACAGGAATTCCAGCTTTCTTCTCACACTTCATTACCAATCTTCCAGCGTTTCACCAAGTTTTGATTTTCGTGTCCTTCAAGTCTCTGCCAATGCCTTATGTCCCTCCAAGTCGGAGGTATCTTGTTGGCAGGGTTGGCCCGAGGAATTTTAAGATATATCGCTGTGTTGTGAGATATG
- the LOC126626006 gene encoding NF-X1-type zinc finger protein NFXL1-like isoform X1, translated as MSFRVQNERRDRSRFPAQPATQPTQPARREWVLRGTDPTTTTAAVNPPPRVYPNNPNVNANQPNPRFNPNNPNGNVSQPNPRFNPSNLNGNAGLPNHSSVPPSEIRPHRGGNNGVIKGHMGQSVNHRRERGRSENQEEKGLKDSNLPQLVQEIQDKLTRGTVECMICYEMVRRSAPVWSCSSCYSIFHLNCIKKWARAPTSIDMSAEKNQGFNWRCPGCQSVQLTSSKEIRYVCFCGKRTDPPSDLYLTPHSCGEPCGKQLEREVPGNGVSKEDLCPHICVLQCHPGPCPPCKAFAPPRLCPCGKKTITTRCSDRASVLTCGQDCNKLLDCWRHRCERTCHVGPCDPCQVLVDASCFCKKKVEVVLCGDMTVKGEVKAEDGVFSCSSTCGKMLSCGNHSCSEVCHPGPCGDCNLMPTRIKTCHCGKTSLQEERRSCLDPIPTCSQLCSKSLPCEMHQCQEVCHTGDCPPCLVEVTQKCRCGSTSRTAECFKTTMENEKFTCDKPCGRKKNCGRHRCSERCCPLSNLNNALLGNWDPHFCSMSCGKKLRCGQHSCESLCHSGHCPPCLDTIFTDLTCACGRTSIPPPLPCGTPPPSCQLPCSVPQPCGHTSSHSCHFGDCPPCAVPVAKECIGGHVVLRNIPCGSRDIKCNKLCGKTRQCGMHACGRTCHPPPCDTSCLAEQGSKTSCGQICGAPRRDCRHTCTSLCHPYASCPDSSCDFPVTITCSCGRMTASVPCDSGGSNASFKADTVYEASIVQRLPAPLQPIESTSKNIPLGQRKLMCDDECAKMERKRVLADAFDITPPNLDALHFGESSAVSELLSDLLRRDPKWVLSVEERCKYLVLGKSRGATSGLKVHVFCPMLKEKRDVVRMIAERWKLAVQAAGWEPKRFIVVHVTPKSKAPARILGVKGTTTVSAPKPPSYDHLVDMDPRLVVSFPDLPRDADISALVLRFGGECELVWLNDKNALAVFNDPARAATAMRRLDNGALYHGAIVVHSNGSASMAASGSNAWGGLGTSREGGASAVLMGNPWKKTVTRESGWREDSWGEEEWPGSSTDAPANVWNKKAPIAASVNRWSVLDGDTALGSSASSLRVEDYRKLSLGPLNSALDSKASGSSSSSTFEGQPVGVIAETPEVVDDWEKAYE; from the exons ATGAGTTTTCGTGTCCAAAATGAGCGAAGGGATAGGTCCAGGTTTCCTGCTCAGCCTGCTACTCAGCCTACTCAGCCTGCTCGTCGAGAGTGGGTGCTGAGAGGTACCGACCCTACCACTACCACTGCTGCTGTTAACCCGCCACCAAGAGTCTACCCGAACAACCCGAATGTCAATGCCAACCAGCCTAATCCAAGATTCAATCCAAACAACCCGAACGGCAATGTTAGCCAGCCTAATCCAAGATTTAATCCAAGCAAC CTGAATGGGAATGCTGGCCTGCCTAATCATAGCTCTGTTCCACCATCAGAGATTCGGCCACACAGAGGAGGAAATAATGGCGTTATTAAAGGCCATATGGGCCAGTCAGTGAACCATAGAAGGGAGAGGGGAAGGAGTGAGAATCAGGAGGAAAAGGGATTGAAGGACTCGAATTTGCCCCAGCTTGTGCAAGAAATTCAGGATAAGCTGACAAGGGGCACTGTCGAGTGCATGATTTGTTATGAAATGGTGAGGAGGTCTGCACCTGTTTGGTCCTGCTCAAGCTGTTACTCAATTTTCCATCTGAATTGCATCAAGAAATGGGCTCGAGCTCCCACTTCTATTGACATGTCTGCGGAGAAGAATCAGGGGTTTAATTGGCGGTGTCCTGGATGTCAGTCTGTCCAGCTCACATCTTCAAAGGAGATTCGATATGTTTGCTTTTGTGGCAAGAGGACAGACCCGCCTTCAGATTTGTATTTGACACCGCATTCGTGTGGTGAGCCTTGCGGGAAGCAACTCGAGAGGGAGGTCCCAGGCAATGGTGTGAGTAAGGAGGATCTTTGCCCTCACATTTGTGTCTTGCAGTGCCACCCAGGTCCATGCCCTCCGTGTAAAGCATTTGCCCCACCACGTTTATGCCCTTGTGGAAAGAAAACAATCACAACGAGATGTTCTGACCGGGCATCTGTTCTGACTTGTGGTCAGGATTGTAATAAGCTGCTTGATTGTTGGCGTCATCGCTGCGAGCGGACTTGCCATGTGGGTCCTTGTGATCCTTGTCAGGTTCTGGTTGATGCTTCCTGCTTTTGCAAGAAAAAGGTGGAGGTTGTTCTCTGTGGAGACATGACTGTTAAGGGAGAGGTGAAAGCAGAAGATGGTGTTTTTTCATGTAGTTCCACCTGTGGAAAAATGCTTAGCTGCGGTAATCATTCCTGCAGTGAGGTTTGCCATCCAGGGCCGTGCGGAGATTGCAATTTAATGCCAACTAGGATTAAGACATGCCACTGTGGGAAGACAAGCTTGCAAGAGGAACGACGGAGTTGTTTGGATCCGATTCCAACCTGTTCTCAATTATGTAGCAAGTCCCTCCCTTGTGAGATGCACCAGTGTCAAGAGGTGTGCCATACTGGGGATTGCCCACCTTGTTTGGTTGAAGTGACCCAAAAATGTCGTTGTGGGTCAACTTCTCGGACTGCGGAATGCTTTAAAACCACAATGGAGAATGAGAAATTCACTTGTGATAAGCCTTGTGGGCGGAAGAAGAATTGTGGAAGGCACAGGTGCAGCGAGAGGTGCTGTCCTCTTTCTAATTTGAATAATGCTCTCTTGGGGAATTGGGATCCTCACTTTTGCTCTATGTCCTGTGGGAAGAAGTTAAGGTGCGGTCAGCATTCTTGCGAATCGCTTTGTCACAGCGGCCACTGCCCTCCCTGCCTTGATACAATCTTCACGGACTTGACCTGTGCATGTGGGAGGACTTCAATCCCTCCTCCACTGCCATGCGGTACCCCTCCCCCATCATGTCAGCTCCCGTGTTCAGTCCCTCAGCCTTGTGGGCATACATCCTCTCACAGCTGCCACTTTGGAGACTGTCCACCATGTGCGGTGCCTGTGGCAAAGGAGTGCATTGGTGGGCATGTGGTCCTCAGGAACATTCCTTGTGGGTCGAGGGACATCAAATGTAACAAGCTCTGTGGGAAGACAAGGCAGTGTGGTATGCATGCTTGTGGCAGGACTTGTCACCCGCCTCCCTGTGATACATCTTGTTTGGCAGAACAAGGTTCAAAAACTTCTTGTGGACAGATATGTGGTGCTCCTAGGAGAGATTGCAGGCATACATGTACTTCACTTTGTCACCCTTATGCTTCTTGTCCTGATAGCAGCTGTGATTTTCCTGTCACAATCACTTGTTCTTGTGGCCGGATGACAGCTAGTGTTCCTTGTGATTCCGGTGGAAGCAATGCTAGTTTCAAGGCCGATACTGTTTATGAAGCTTCCATTGTTCAAAGGTTGCCAGCACCACTGCAACCAATTGAATCAACCAGCAAGAATATCCCGCTCGGACAGAGGAAGCTTATGTGTGATGATGAATGTGCTAAGATGGAGCGGAAACGGGTTCTTGCAGATGCTTTTGATATAACTCCTCCAAACTTGGATGCGCTCCATTTTGGTGAGAGTTCTGCTGTTTCTGAGTTGCTTTCAGACCTTCTTAGACGCGATCCCAAGTGGGTATTATCTGTGGAGGAGAGATGCAAGTACTTGGTGCTCGGCAAGAGTAGAGGTGCTACAAGTGGTCTCAAGGTTCATGTTTTCTGCCCGATGCTGAAGGAGAAGAGGGATGTAGTTCGGATGATCGCTGAAAGATGGAAGCTTGCAGTTCAAGCCGCTGGCTGGGAGCCCAAGCGATTTATTGTGGTTCATGTTACACCTAAATCCAAAGCCCCCGCTCGGATACTTGGGGTTAAGGGCACAACAACAGTGAGTGCACCCAAGCCTCCGTCTTATGATCATTTAGTGGACATGGATCCCAGGCTTGTAGTTTCATTCCCAGATCTCCCTAGAGATGCAGATATAAGTGCACTTGTATTGAGGTTTGGTGGGGAGTGTGAGTTAGTCTGGTTGAACGATAAGAATGCACTAGCCGTATTCAACGACCCTGCTCGAGCAGCAACTGCAATGAGGAGGTTGGATAATGGTGCACTATATCATGGCGCTattgttgttcactccaatgGCAGTGCATCTATGGCGGCATCAGGTTCTAATGCTTGGGGTGGATTGGGGACATCTAGGGAAGGAGGAGCTTCTGCAGTGCTGATGGGTAATCCGTGGAAGAAGACTGTTACACGAGAGTCCGGTTGGAGGGAAGATTCATGGGGCGAGGAAGAGTGGCCTGGCAGTTCTACAGATGCGCCGGCAAACGTGTGGAATAAAAAAGCACCAATTGCTGCCTCAGTAAATCGATGGAGTGTACTGGACGGTGACACGGCATTGGGCTCATCCGCTTCATCTCTCAGAGTTGAGGACTATAGAAAACTGTCTTTGGGTCCATTGAATTCGGCCTTGGACTCGAAAGCGAGTGGTTCGAGTTCGAGTTCCACTTTTGAAGGGCAGCCTGTTGGAGTTATTGCAGAAACACCTGAAGTGGTTGATGACTGGGAGAAGGCTTATGAATAA